A single region of the Pelobates fuscus isolate aPelFus1 chromosome 4, aPelFus1.pri, whole genome shotgun sequence genome encodes:
- the TMEM42 gene encoding transmembrane protein 42, giving the protein MTETGSECTFGSMLSSWGCSAVAGLLGALSACLAKLALGADYLRDICESAAGGAGGICDWVHLLLRVSCIFLVFACNGMMWTFFAKGLRLSSSSATATVTTTASNFVTSAFLGKVLFGESRALLWWVGISITLCGLLLLHKESPPLEGTRESKKEN; this is encoded by the exons ATGACAGAAACAGGAAGCGAGTGCACTTTCGGTTCGATGCTGTCCAGCTGGGGGTGCAGTGCAGTGGCCGGGCTCTTGGGGGCACTGTCAGCATGTTTGGCCAAACTTGCCCTAGGGGCAGATTATCTGCGGGATATATGTGAATCTGCAGCAGGGGGGGCAGGAGGAATCTGTGACTGG GTCCACCTGCTACTTCGTGTTAGCTGCATCTTTCTAGTATTTGCTTGCAATGGCATGATGTGGACATTCTTTGCCAAAGGATTGAGACTCTCTTCCTCTTCAGCTACTGCAACTGTAACAACAACTGCCTCAAACTTTGTGACTTCT GCTTTTCTGGGAAAGGTGCTGTTTGGAGAATCTCGTGCACTGCTCTGGTGGGTGGGAATTTCAATCACACTCTGCGGACTCCTGTTGCTTCATAAGGAATCCCCTCCCTTGGAAGGAACAAGAGAATCTAAAAAGGAGAACTAA